In Arthrobacter citreus, a single genomic region encodes these proteins:
- a CDS encoding IscS subfamily cysteine desulfurase — protein sequence MIYLDYAATTPMSDEALETFVTASKNYFGNERSLHDIGSNASLLLEACRKQLAEFIKASPASIYFTSGGTESNLIAIQTLLKSTKKVGKHILTTTLEHSSISNYLQVLKEQGYEITYLPVTNNGNISLEQISDAIREDTILGIFQHVNSEIGAIQPIDEIANLFKRSNILLHCDCVQSFGKLEIDVSNSEISSISISSHKLYGPKGVGALYLNPKLTCQPIYPGTSHESGIRPGTVNVPAIASFVTAAGHLIKNRSEEQARYHQLKKLLKSQLQDVQHLVKFEGSDEECIPNIIGMRIIGLEGQFVMLECNRHQFAISTGSACAIGMQKPSETMLAIGRNQHEAKQFFRISIGKLTTEEDLKQFSSVLKLIINQNL from the coding sequence TTGATTTATTTAGACTATGCTGCTACAACTCCAATGAGTGATGAAGCACTGGAGACATTTGTAACTGCCTCTAAAAATTACTTTGGAAATGAGCGAAGCTTGCATGATATTGGCTCAAATGCATCACTACTACTCGAAGCTTGCCGCAAACAATTAGCGGAATTTATAAAGGCTAGCCCTGCATCAATATACTTCACAAGTGGCGGAACTGAATCAAATTTAATTGCAATCCAAACACTGCTCAAAAGTACAAAAAAAGTCGGAAAACATATTTTAACAACAACATTAGAGCATTCTTCAATTAGTAATTATTTACAAGTTTTGAAAGAACAAGGATATGAAATAACTTATTTACCTGTTACAAATAATGGTAATATTTCATTAGAACAAATTTCAGACGCAATTCGTGAAGATACTATCCTAGGCATTTTCCAACATGTAAATTCTGAAATAGGTGCAATTCAACCTATAGACGAAATCGCTAATTTATTTAAACGCTCAAATATTTTACTTCATTGTGACTGTGTACAATCATTTGGAAAACTAGAAATTGATGTATCAAATTCAGAAATTTCTAGTATAAGTATTTCAAGCCATAAATTATATGGCCCAAAAGGTGTAGGAGCTCTTTATTTAAATCCTAAACTTACGTGCCAACCAATTTATCCTGGTACATCTCATGAGAGCGGAATCCGTCCAGGTACAGTTAACGTGCCGGCGATCGCTTCATTTGTTACTGCAGCCGGTCATTTAATAAAAAATCGTTCAGAAGAGCAAGCGAGATATCACCAATTAAAGAAATTATTAAAATCTCAATTGCAAGACGTTCAACATCTTGTAAAATTTGAAGGCTCAGATGAAGAATGTATCCCAAATATAATTGGAATGAGGATCATTGGACTTGAAGGACAATTTGTTATGTTAGAATGTAATCGACATCAATTTGCCATTTCAACAGGAAGTGCTTGTGCAATAGGTATGCAAAAACCTTCAGAAACAATGCTTGCTATAGGAAGAAATCAACATGAGGCTAAACAATTTTTCAGAATTTCAATCGGAAAACTCACAACAGAAGAAGATTTAAAGCAATTTTCGTCTGTATTAAAATTAATTATTAACCAAAATCTTTAA
- the rplU gene encoding 50S ribosomal protein L21: protein MYAIIETGGKQIKVEEGQVIYIEKLDTNAGETVTFDKVLFVGGENIKVGSPTVEGATVTAKVEKNGKAKKILVFKYKSKKNYRRKQGHRQPYTKVVIEKINA, encoded by the coding sequence ATGTACGCAATTATTGAAACTGGTGGTAAACAAATCAAAGTTGAAGAAGGTCAAGTAATCTACATTGAGAAACTTGATACTAACGCAGGTGAAACTGTAACATTCGACAAAGTTTTATTCGTAGGTGGCGAAAACATCAAAGTTGGTAGCCCAACTGTTGAAGGAGCTACTGTAACTGCAAAAGTTGAAAAGAACGGTAAAGCTAAAAAGATTCTTGTATTCAAATACAAATCTAAAAAGAACTACCGTCGTAAGCAAGGTCATCGTCAACCTTACACTAAAGTTGTTATCGAAAAAATCAACGCTTAA
- the obgE gene encoding GTPase ObgE: protein MFIDQVKIYVKGGDGGNGMVAFRREKYVPKGGPAGGDGGKGANVVFRVDEGLRTLMDFRYKRHFKADRGQHGMSKSQHGKGADDMIVKVPPGTIVTDADTGELIADLTMDGQTAIIARGGRGGRGNSRFATPANPAPEIAENGEPGKERNIQLELKVLADVGLVGFPSVGKSTLLSVVSSARPKIAEYHFTTIVPNLGVVETEDSRSFVMADLPGLIEGAHQGVGLGHQFLRHIERTRVIVHVIDMSGLEGRDPYEDYLTINQELKEYNLRLTERPQVVVANKMDIPESEENLAKFKEQVGDEVQIFPISAVTRQGLRDLLFTVADLVETTPEFPLHDEEEDKPLRVLYKYQKEAPSFEITRESDGTFVVKGEELEKVFKMTNFEREESIRRFARQMRGMGIDEALRERGAKNGDIVKISEYEFEFID, encoded by the coding sequence ATGTTTATTGATCAAGTCAAGATATATGTAAAAGGTGGTGACGGCGGAAATGGTATGGTAGCCTTCCGTCGTGAGAAGTATGTTCCAAAAGGTGGCCCAGCTGGTGGTGACGGTGGTAAAGGTGCTAATGTTGTTTTTAGAGTAGATGAAGGATTAAGAACATTAATGGATTTCCGTTATAAACGTCATTTTAAAGCAGACCGTGGTCAACACGGTATGTCAAAAAGTCAACATGGTAAAGGCGCAGATGATATGATTGTAAAGGTACCACCTGGAACAATCGTTACAGACGCTGATACTGGCGAATTAATAGCCGACCTTACAATGGATGGTCAAACAGCTATTATTGCAAGAGGAGGCCGTGGAGGCCGTGGGAATAGTCGATTTGCTACTCCTGCAAATCCAGCTCCAGAAATTGCTGAAAATGGTGAGCCAGGTAAAGAAAGAAACATTCAACTAGAACTTAAAGTTTTAGCTGATGTTGGATTAGTTGGCTTCCCAAGCGTTGGTAAATCAACATTATTATCTGTTGTAAGTTCGGCTAGACCAAAAATCGCTGAATATCATTTTACGACAATTGTTCCGAACTTAGGTGTAGTCGAAACTGAAGATAGCCGCAGTTTCGTAATGGCTGATTTACCAGGATTAATCGAAGGGGCCCATCAAGGTGTAGGACTTGGACATCAATTCCTACGTCATATCGAAAGAACGCGTGTAATTGTTCATGTTATTGATATGTCAGGTCTTGAAGGTAGAGATCCTTATGAAGATTACTTAACAATCAATCAAGAGCTTAAAGAATACAATCTACGTTTAACTGAACGACCTCAAGTAGTCGTTGCAAATAAAATGGATATTCCAGAATCTGAAGAAAACTTAGCTAAATTTAAAGAACAAGTTGGGGATGAGGTTCAAATTTTCCCAATTTCAGCAGTAACACGCCAAGGATTACGTGACTTATTATTTACTGTTGCAGATTTAGTTGAAACAACTCCAGAATTCCCACTTCATGATGAAGAGGAAGACAAACCATTACGTGTTCTTTATAAATACCAAAAAGAAGCACCATCTTTCGAAATTACTCGTGAAAGTGATGGAACGTTTGTCGTTAAAGGTGAAGAACTTGAGAAGGTATTCAAAATGACTAACTTTGAACGTGAAGAATCGATTCGTCGATTTGCTCGTCAAATGCGTGGTATGGGTATCGATGAAGCATTACGTGAGCGCGGTGCGAAAAATGGAGATATCGTTAAAATTTCTGAATATGAATTCGAGTTTATCGATTAA
- a CDS encoding ribosomal-processing cysteine protease Prp, with product MTKITIERLKDGRIGSFKISGHAFFADSGTDIVCAGISAVSIGTINALEAICHIASELNTVIDEKRAILKYQLPIDLKDENMQKAQLILEAMIVSLQTIAASYGDFVTINE from the coding sequence ATGACTAAAATAACAATTGAACGTTTAAAAGATGGACGTATAGGGTCCTTTAAAATAAGTGGACATGCATTTTTTGCTGATTCTGGTACTGACATTGTCTGTGCGGGTATTTCAGCAGTTTCAATCGGAACGATTAATGCATTGGAAGCAATTTGTCATATAGCTTCTGAATTAAATACGGTTATTGATGAAAAGAGAGCAATCTTGAAGTATCAGTTACCAATTGATTTAAAAGATGAAAATATGCAAAAAGCGCAGCTTATCCTTGAAGCGATGATCGTATCTTTACAAACTATCGCTGCAAGTTACGGTGACTTTGTCACTATAAACGAGTAA
- a CDS encoding transcription repressor NadR, whose product MNKKLLGEERRNKVLQWLKESEAPLSGNSLAKRANVSRQVVVGDITLLKAKNEPILATAQGYIYIHPNKETDKITKVIICHHTSEDTQRELEILVDHGVTVKDVMVEHPVYGYITAQLQITNRYDINLFLQKMAETRSVPLSNLTNGTHLHTIEADSENQIESAILQLKNAGFLVDMP is encoded by the coding sequence ATGAATAAGAAACTTTTAGGAGAAGAAAGAAGAAACAAAGTACTACAATGGCTAAAGGAATCTGAGGCACCCTTATCAGGCAATTCTTTAGCTAAAAGAGCCAATGTCAGCCGGCAAGTAGTTGTAGGTGATATTACACTATTAAAAGCGAAAAATGAGCCTATATTAGCAACTGCTCAAGGATATATTTATATTCATCCTAATAAAGAAACTGACAAAATTACAAAAGTGATTATTTGTCACCATACATCTGAAGATACCCAAAGAGAACTAGAAATTTTAGTCGATCACGGCGTAACTGTTAAAGACGTAATGGTTGAACATCCTGTCTACGGATACATCACAGCCCAATTACAAATTACAAATCGCTATGATATTAACTTATTTCTTCAAAAAATGGCAGAGACTAGGTCCGTCCCTCTGTCTAACTTAACAAACGGAACGCATCTTCATACAATTGAGGCAGATAGTGAAAATCAGATAGAAAGTGCGATCTTACAATTGAAAAATGCAGGTTTTTTGGTAGATATGCCTTAG
- a CDS encoding sporulation protein, which produces MQEKWDVLEVLRHSRHDWLNRIQLIKGYMATGQAEQLEETMTKIVADSLNEAKICSLQIPEFAEFIITYNWKPRTIVLDYEILGEPCSLKNLDQVMTEWIQIFLEKLESWVHIYEENFVSLTIEINDKTVSFFFDFRGKLTKKEDMLKWIVSSSNDCSKIRMMSYFCETDECSIEFKMEK; this is translated from the coding sequence ATGCAGGAGAAATGGGACGTTCTAGAGGTATTAAGACATTCACGTCATGATTGGTTAAATCGAATTCAATTAATAAAAGGATATATGGCCACTGGTCAAGCCGAACAATTAGAAGAAACGATGACGAAAATAGTCGCTGATTCTTTAAATGAAGCAAAAATTTGTTCGTTACAAATTCCAGAGTTTGCAGAATTTATTATTACGTATAACTGGAAGCCTCGTACAATTGTGCTAGATTATGAAATTTTAGGTGAACCATGTTCGCTAAAAAATTTGGATCAAGTGATGACAGAATGGATTCAAATTTTTTTAGAAAAGTTAGAATCTTGGGTACATATTTATGAGGAAAATTTTGTTAGTTTAACAATTGAAATAAATGATAAAACAGTTAGTTTCTTTTTTGACTTCAGAGGTAAACTAACAAAGAAAGAAGATATGTTGAAGTGGATTGTTTCATCATCAAATGACTGCTCGAAAATTAGAATGATGTCATATTTTTGTGAAACAGATGAGTGCAGTATCGAATTTAAAATGGAAAAATAA
- the rpmA gene encoding 50S ribosomal protein L27: MLKLNLQLFASKKGVGSTKNGRDSMSKRLGAKRADGQFVTGGSILYRQRGTKIYPGVNVGRGGDDTLFAKVDGVVKFERLGRDRKQVSVYPVAQEA; encoded by the coding sequence ATGTTAAAATTAAATCTTCAGTTATTTGCTTCTAAAAAGGGAGTAGGTTCTACAAAAAACGGTCGTGACTCAATGTCAAAACGTCTTGGCGCTAAACGTGCTGATGGACAATTCGTAACTGGTGGTTCAATTCTTTACCGTCAACGCGGCACTAAGATTTATCCAGGTGTAAACGTTGGTCGTGGTGGAGATGACACATTATTTGCGAAGGTTGATGGCGTAGTTAAATTCGAACGTTTAGGCCGTGACCGCAAACAAGTAAGTGTATACCCTGTAGCTCAAGAAGCTTAA